In Flavobacteriales bacterium, the following are encoded in one genomic region:
- a CDS encoding efflux RND transporter periplasmic adaptor subunit, whose amino-acid sequence MKINIKYISSIILFLAALLVASCNSKQEEGDGHNHGSHEESHGDEDGHDHSESENKHSEHGEGESIHLTADQIKTIGLELGSFSTLKVNDYIKSTGSIGLPPNGYSSVSVKAEGIIEGTKKYVEGDYIEKGEVIGYVASTNFIVIQQEYLEAKAELKLKELDLERQQSLVNANAGVSKSLQNSQAEVEILKARTSALAKQLEYLGISVDKLTHNSLSETIPIVAPMSGFISAINLHNGMYAVPSNVFMEIMSSDFLHLELDIFEKDIASVKIGQKLSYTVPALGDTIYSGEVSVIGKEFDIATKTVRVYGNLDGQKPTFLKDLFINAKIWLNDAKTNAVPEGAIIKDGNDTFIYAAKEEEKETEFTKIRVIASATNNGFTAVKLLEKIPEGMQIVTKGAYYVNAQSKAGELEHEH is encoded by the coding sequence ATGAAAATTAATATAAAATATATATCATCAATAATTTTATTTCTAGCGGCTCTTTTAGTTGCTTCTTGTAATAGTAAGCAAGAGGAAGGAGACGGACATAATCATGGTTCGCACGAGGAAAGCCATGGTGATGAAGACGGACATGATCATTCTGAATCTGAAAACAAACACTCAGAACATGGAGAAGGAGAATCAATCCACCTAACAGCAGATCAAATTAAAACCATTGGTTTGGAATTAGGTAGTTTCTCAACATTAAAAGTAAACGATTATATTAAGTCAACTGGGTCAATCGGTTTACCTCCAAACGGATATTCATCTGTTTCTGTTAAAGCAGAAGGGATTATTGAAGGAACAAAAAAATATGTAGAAGGAGATTACATCGAAAAAGGTGAGGTTATTGGCTATGTTGCTAGCACAAACTTTATTGTAATTCAGCAAGAGTATTTGGAAGCAAAAGCTGAGCTTAAACTAAAAGAGCTCGACTTAGAAAGACAACAATCATTAGTAAATGCAAATGCAGGTGTATCTAAAAGTTTACAAAATTCACAAGCTGAAGTAGAGATATTAAAAGCTCGTACTAGTGCTCTTGCTAAACAGTTAGAATATTTAGGTATTTCTGTTGACAAGCTAACTCATAATTCTTTAAGTGAAACTATACCGATCGTTGCTCCTATGAGCGGGTTTATATCGGCAATTAATCTACATAATGGGATGTACGCAGTTCCCTCTAATGTCTTTATGGAAATAATGTCTTCTGATTTTTTACATCTTGAATTAGATATTTTTGAAAAGGATATTGCTTCTGTTAAAATAGGTCAAAAACTTAGTTATACTGTGCCTGCACTTGGGGATACAATTTATTCTGGGGAAGTAAGTGTAATAGGCAAAGAGTTTGATATAGCTACTAAAACAGTTAGAGTGTATGGCAATTTAGATGGGCAAAAACCTACTTTCTTGAAAGACTTATTCATTAACGCTAAAATATGGTTAAACGATGCTAAAACAAATGCAGTTCCAGAAGGTGCTATAATAAAAGATGGTAATGACACTTTCATATATGCAGCTAAAGAAGAAGAAAAAGAAACCGAGTTCACAAAAATAAGGGTAATAGCAAGTGCAACAAACAATGGTTTTACTGCAGTAAAGTTATTAGAGAAAATACCTGAAGGTATGCAGATTGTAACTAAAGGAGCATATTATGTGAACGCACAATCTAAGGCAGGAGAATTAGAACATGAACATTAA
- a CDS encoding isoprenylcysteine carboxylmethyltransferase family protein: MYLFIFLIIYFFLVFFLRSYLLWRKTKINPFTFSKGDDAHGYNGKIFSFISVIEIVVVAIYAFNNSWMNILLPFWYLEYEILVIIGWVLLFISLIVVSIAQTQMANSWRIGIDEKNKTELVTKGFFSMSRNPIFLGIMIANIGLFLVLPNAFTLLIISLSTVSINTQIRLEEAFLEMEHGKEYSNYKQKVRRWI; encoded by the coding sequence ATGTACTTATTTATTTTTCTAATCATTTATTTCTTTTTAGTATTCTTTTTAAGGTCATATTTACTATGGAGAAAAACTAAAATTAATCCCTTTACATTCAGCAAAGGAGATGATGCTCATGGTTATAATGGAAAGATTTTTTCCTTTATATCAGTGATTGAGATAGTAGTTGTTGCCATTTATGCTTTCAATAATTCTTGGATGAATATTCTTTTACCATTTTGGTATTTGGAATACGAGATTCTAGTCATAATTGGGTGGGTATTGCTTTTTATTTCACTGATAGTTGTGTCAATTGCTCAAACTCAAATGGCTAATTCTTGGAGAATTGGTATTGATGAAAAAAATAAAACAGAACTGGTGACTAAAGGTTTTTTCTCCATGTCAAGAAATCCTATTTTTTTGGGAATTATGATAGCTAATATTGGGCTATTTTTGGTTTTGCCAAATGCATTTACACTTTTAATTATCTCATTATCTACGGTAAGTATTAATACTCAAATAAGATTAGAAGAAGCTTTTTTAGAAATGGAGCATGGCAAAGAATATAGCAATTATAAACAAAAAGTAAGAAGATGGATTTAG
- a CDS encoding heavy metal translocating P-type ATPase, whose translation MDLENNEDCCSIEEKINSNDSSHANHDEEEHSHDNANKNWKEYYPAFFSLIILLSGLIIEHLLKSPFFEGWIKIVWYVAAYLPVGLPVLKHAFISLKKGEVFTEFFLMSIATIGAMAIGEYPEGVAVMLFYAIGELFQSAAVSRAKNNIKALLDVRPKIANVYRDGKYQEINPETVEIDEVIQIKVGEKVPLDSTLISEKASVNTSALTGESKPQTLIKGEKILAGSINLEGVIEAKVTKLYNDSSISRILELVQNATSRKSKTELLIRKLAKIYTPIVVYLAIGICFIPYFFVEEYIFSEWLYRALIFLVISCPCALVISIPLGYFGGLGAASKNGILFKGATFLDQLSKVNTLVMDKTGTVTKGVFKIKAIKIFNSISEVDFMKQLMAIESKSTHPIAKAIMEYDKDSPLLEVSDIKEIAGKGLTGTIKGKIIAVGNGKLMEQFNISTPSEINDIVESIVLVSIGGDFAGYVTIADELKEDAMQSIRQLRSVGIKELIMLSGDKDSITQEVAKELNIDYAKGGLLPEDKLNEVENLKKDEFKIVAFVGDGINDAPVIAASDVGIAMGGLGSDVAIETADVIIQTDQPSKIATGINIGRTTQKIIWQNIFLAFGVKIIVLILGAGGLATMWEAVFADVGVALLAILNAIRLQRMKW comes from the coding sequence ATGGATTTAGAAAATAACGAAGATTGTTGTTCAATAGAAGAAAAAATAAATAGCAATGATTCATCACATGCTAACCATGATGAAGAGGAACATTCACATGACAATGCTAACAAGAACTGGAAAGAATATTATCCAGCTTTTTTTAGTCTTATTATACTTTTAAGTGGTTTAATAATAGAACATCTTTTAAAATCTCCTTTTTTTGAGGGTTGGATAAAAATAGTTTGGTATGTCGCAGCTTATTTACCTGTTGGTTTACCTGTGCTAAAACACGCATTTATATCACTAAAAAAAGGGGAAGTATTCACAGAGTTTTTTTTAATGAGTATTGCAACTATTGGGGCTATGGCAATCGGAGAATATCCTGAAGGTGTAGCTGTTATGTTGTTTTATGCAATTGGAGAATTATTTCAATCGGCAGCAGTAAGTAGAGCTAAAAACAACATTAAAGCACTACTTGATGTACGACCTAAAATTGCTAATGTTTATAGAGATGGAAAGTATCAAGAAATAAATCCTGAAACTGTTGAGATTGATGAAGTAATTCAAATAAAAGTAGGAGAAAAAGTACCATTAGATAGTACATTAATTTCAGAAAAAGCAAGTGTAAACACTTCTGCATTAACAGGAGAAAGCAAGCCGCAGACCTTAATTAAGGGCGAGAAAATATTAGCAGGTTCTATTAACTTGGAAGGTGTTATTGAAGCTAAAGTAACCAAGCTATATAATGATAGTTCCATTTCTCGAATTTTAGAATTGGTACAAAATGCTACTTCACGTAAATCTAAAACAGAATTACTGATAAGAAAGTTAGCGAAGATTTACACTCCAATAGTGGTTTACTTAGCAATTGGGATATGTTTTATTCCTTACTTTTTTGTAGAAGAATATATTTTTAGTGAATGGTTATATCGTGCATTAATATTCTTGGTAATCTCCTGTCCGTGTGCATTAGTCATTTCTATTCCGTTAGGCTATTTTGGGGGATTAGGAGCAGCTTCTAAAAATGGAATATTATTTAAAGGTGCGACTTTTCTTGACCAACTTTCTAAAGTAAATACCCTTGTAATGGATAAAACAGGGACAGTTACAAAAGGTGTTTTTAAAATTAAAGCAATTAAGATATTTAATTCTATCTCTGAGGTTGATTTTATGAAACAATTAATGGCAATAGAATCAAAGTCAACACATCCTATTGCAAAAGCAATTATGGAATATGATAAAGATTCTCCTTTACTAGAAGTATCAGATATTAAAGAAATTGCTGGAAAAGGACTTACTGGAACTATTAAGGGTAAAATAATTGCTGTTGGTAATGGTAAATTAATGGAACAATTTAATATTTCTACACCCTCTGAAATAAATGATATTGTTGAGAGCATTGTCCTTGTTTCAATAGGAGGAGATTTTGCTGGCTATGTTACTATTGCTGACGAACTAAAAGAGGATGCTATGCAAAGTATTAGACAACTTAGAAGTGTTGGTATTAAAGAATTGATTATGCTCTCTGGTGATAAAGATTCCATTACGCAAGAGGTAGCTAAAGAATTAAATATTGACTATGCAAAAGGAGGTTTATTACCTGAAGATAAATTAAACGAGGTTGAGAACTTAAAAAAGGATGAATTCAAAATAGTTGCTTTTGTAGGAGATGGAATAAATGATGCCCCAGTTATTGCAGCAAGTGATGTTGGTATTGCAATGGGAGGTCTTGGAAGTGATGTAGCTATTGAGACTGCTGATGTCATTATTCAAACCGATCAACCTTCTAAAATTGCAACAGGAATTAACATTGGAAGAACTACACAAAAGATAATTTGGCAAAACATATTTTTGGCATTTGGTGTAAAAATTATTGTGCTTATTCTTGGAGCAGGAGGTTTAGCTACTATGTGGGAAGCTGTTTTTGCTGATGTTGGAGTTGCACTTTTAGCCATTCTTAACGCAATTAGATTACAGAGGATGAAGTGGTAG
- a CDS encoding cation transporter, which yields MKKTMLKLVMSAFLGVSMLMSCGNAQESNDSLTKAEFKVYGNCGMCEKTIEGSLNGQDGIGNADWDRETKMITVSYNPEKMNEDKIKAKIAGVGYDTDSHRADKEVYSELPGCCQYERPE from the coding sequence ATGAAAAAAACAATGTTAAAATTAGTAATGTCAGCATTTTTGGGAGTATCAATGCTGATGAGTTGTGGAAATGCACAAGAATCAAATGATTCTCTAACTAAAGCAGAATTCAAAGTATATGGAAACTGTGGTATGTGCGAAAAAACGATTGAGGGTTCATTAAATGGACAAGATGGTATTGGTAATGCTGATTGGGATAGAGAAACTAAAATGATTACCGTTAGTTATAATCCTGAAAAAATGAATGAAGATAAAATAAAGGCTAAAATTGCAGGTGTTGGTTATGATACGGATTCACATAGAGCTGATAAAGAAGTTTATTCTGAATTGCCAGGGTGCTGTCAATATGAAAGACCTGAATAA
- a CDS encoding efflux RND transporter periplasmic adaptor subunit, translating to MKKYIIYIGILGAGLALGWLIFGSSTKDSTTTEKNSSESKTEEIWTCSMHPQIRQPEAGDCPICGMDLIPLEANNNSNPLVFEMTDDAVKIANIQTTVVGSGNVNAKGLKLSGKIKSDETNSASIVSHISGRIEKLFISYTGEKVNKGQKIASIYSPKLITAQKELLEANKVKDANPKLYEATVNKLKFWKITEEQIESIITSKEVIESFNIYAGFSGVVLNKKVSVGDYLKEGDVLFDIQNLNQLWAIFDVYETDLGGIKTGNKISFNTPAIPNKIFTSSIVFIDPVINPATRTATIRTTINNQNQLLKPEMFLEGTINNTSSNNVSILVPKSAVLWTGERSVVYVKLPDLPTPSFEFREVTLGESNGTSYTILDGLNNGDEVVTNGAFVIDASAQLNNQSSMMNRSLLSNKSEGLPDYTSATPIEFKIQLELVLENYLSIKNALVNSNVKESSKNSKLLLQNLEKVDMKLVKGESHVFWMAQMKAITENTNGIIEATDISEQRNLFSSLSNTIISTTKSFGVEKDTFYVQFCPMAGNDKGAYWLSKESKIKNPYFGDEMLTCGSVKETIDENFKNKVIKTKTNNSPMIGHNH from the coding sequence ATGAAAAAATATATCATATATATCGGAATATTAGGAGCAGGATTAGCTTTAGGCTGGTTAATATTTGGAAGTTCCACAAAAGATTCAACTACCACTGAAAAGAACTCCTCAGAATCAAAAACTGAGGAAATATGGACGTGTTCTATGCATCCACAAATTCGTCAGCCTGAAGCAGGAGATTGTCCAATATGTGGAATGGATTTAATTCCATTAGAAGCAAATAACAATTCAAATCCATTAGTATTTGAAATGACTGATGATGCTGTTAAAATTGCTAACATTCAAACAACCGTAGTTGGTTCTGGAAATGTTAATGCAAAAGGATTAAAACTATCTGGAAAAATAAAATCAGATGAAACAAATTCTGCTAGCATTGTTTCTCATATTTCGGGTAGAATCGAAAAGCTATTTATAAGCTATACAGGCGAAAAAGTGAATAAAGGACAAAAGATAGCCTCTATCTACTCTCCTAAACTAATTACTGCTCAAAAAGAATTGTTAGAAGCCAATAAAGTAAAAGATGCTAATCCAAAACTATATGAAGCCACTGTCAACAAGCTAAAGTTTTGGAAAATAACAGAGGAACAAATTGAATCTATTATAACCTCAAAAGAAGTCATAGAATCCTTTAATATATATGCAGGATTTTCTGGAGTAGTTCTAAATAAGAAAGTTTCTGTTGGAGATTATTTAAAAGAAGGAGATGTATTGTTTGATATTCAAAACTTGAATCAACTTTGGGCAATTTTTGATGTTTATGAAACCGATTTAGGAGGGATAAAAACAGGTAATAAGATAAGTTTTAATACTCCTGCAATACCAAATAAAATATTTACTTCGAGTATCGTTTTTATAGATCCAGTTATTAATCCAGCTACTCGAACAGCTACTATTAGAACTACTATAAACAACCAAAATCAGTTGCTAAAACCAGAAATGTTTCTAGAAGGAACAATTAATAATACCAGTAGTAATAATGTTTCTATTTTAGTTCCTAAGTCTGCGGTTTTATGGACAGGAGAACGCTCTGTTGTTTATGTTAAATTACCTGATTTACCAACACCCTCTTTTGAATTTAGAGAAGTAACATTAGGAGAATCTAATGGAACTAGTTATACTATTTTAGATGGTTTAAACAATGGAGATGAAGTAGTAACTAACGGAGCATTTGTAATAGATGCGTCAGCTCAATTAAACAATCAATCGAGTATGATGAACCGAAGCTTATTATCAAATAAGTCTGAAGGCTTACCTGATTATACTTCGGCTACTCCAATTGAATTTAAAATTCAATTAGAATTAGTTTTAGAAAACTATTTATCCATCAAAAATGCTTTAGTAAATAGTAATGTTAAAGAAAGTAGCAAAAATTCAAAACTATTGTTACAAAATTTAGAAAAAGTAGATATGAAACTAGTTAAAGGAGAATCTCATGTTTTTTGGATGGCTCAAATGAAAGCTATAACTGAAAATACAAATGGTATAATTGAAGCTACAGATATTTCAGAGCAAAGAAATTTATTCAGTTCTCTTTCTAATACTATAATATCAACCACTAAGTCGTTTGGTGTAGAAAAAGATACTTTCTATGTGCAATTTTGCCCAATGGCAGGAAATGATAAAGGAGCATATTGGCTGAGTAAAGAATCTAAAATTAAGAATCCATACTTTGGAGATGAAATGCTTACTTGTGGATCAGTTAAAGAAACAATAGATGAGAATTTTAAAAATAAAGTAATCAAAACAAAAACAAACAATAGTCCTATGATTGGACATAATCATTAA
- a CDS encoding heavy-metal-associated domain-containing protein, translating into MKHTYKITGMTCNGCKASVEKYISSIDNVLAVDVNLEVGEAEITMSQHISLSILKDSLPEKYSIEEKVNNTVLTDFEMGTEKSKLQQLKPLLLILLYITVASNLIHYKNWSIQEVMLDFMGLFYVVFSFFKMLDLKGFPDSFRMYDPLAKKVPIYATVYPFIETALGLMFLLRLEIKTALIVTLIILGITTIGVTKTLLDKKAIRCACLGTALKLPMTEATFIENAIMILMALTMLIL; encoded by the coding sequence ATGAAACATACATATAAAATCACAGGGATGACTTGTAATGGCTGTAAAGCGTCAGTCGAAAAATACATTAGTTCAATAGATAATGTTCTAGCTGTTGATGTAAACTTAGAAGTAGGAGAAGCAGAAATAACAATGAGCCAACATATTTCTTTATCAATTTTAAAGGATTCTTTACCTGAAAAATATAGTATAGAAGAAAAGGTAAACAATACAGTATTAACCGATTTTGAAATGGGGACTGAAAAATCTAAACTTCAACAATTAAAACCCTTATTACTTATCCTTCTTTATATAACGGTTGCCAGTAATCTAATCCATTACAAAAATTGGTCTATTCAAGAAGTAATGCTAGATTTTATGGGATTATTCTATGTCGTATTTAGTTTCTTTAAAATGTTAGATCTAAAAGGCTTTCCTGATTCATTTAGAATGTATGATCCTTTAGCAAAAAAAGTTCCTATTTATGCAACAGTTTATCCATTTATAGAAACAGCTTTAGGTTTAATGTTTTTATTGAGGTTGGAAATTAAAACTGCATTAATTGTAACTCTTATTATTCTTGGCATAACTACAATAGGAGTAACAAAAACATTGTTAGATAAAAAAGCAATTAGATGTGCTTGTTTAGGAACTGCTTTAAAATTACCAATGACCGAAGCTACATTTATCGAAAACGCTATTATGATTTTAATGGCTTTAACCATGCTAATTTTATAA
- a CDS encoding TolC family protein, with protein sequence MKTVKYIFLFCIILVFRIEPLNAQSLDSLLQLVVENNTQLKSIELEYQSVLEKKNQVNQLPNPQLGIGVPALRPETRLGPQMMMVSASQMFPWFGTLKSKEEVVISMSKAKYEQLSIVKLDLFYQVKSAYYQLYFLDQKQAIIKDNIKLFESLEAISLAKVESGQATLADVLRVQTKLQSLRQQLLIIENQKLVFESNINELTKQPTSTKIEIVDSLALPVLEYDLASFKNKIENNHPLIAQVNYQIEQSNNSIVVNGNMNKPTIGLGLDYSMVGRRTDANPVNNGRDILVPKIMLSIPIYRKSYQAKIEEEKLIQQSLEVKKETITDKMIRLLINYKADYDNGLLENSLYQNQSSTMQMAYDVLLSEYSSTGKGFEELLMVQNQLLDFDLGIYQAELKANIAQANIERITKF encoded by the coding sequence ATGAAAACAGTTAAATACATATTCTTATTCTGCATTATTCTAGTATTTCGGATTGAGCCTTTAAATGCTCAATCATTAGACTCATTATTACAATTGGTTGTAGAAAACAACACGCAATTAAAGTCTATTGAATTAGAATATCAATCAGTATTAGAAAAGAAAAATCAGGTGAATCAATTACCCAACCCACAATTAGGGATTGGCGTACCTGCTCTTAGACCTGAAACTAGATTAGGACCACAAATGATGATGGTTAGTGCATCTCAAATGTTTCCTTGGTTTGGTACTTTAAAATCTAAGGAAGAGGTTGTTATTTCTATGTCTAAAGCTAAGTATGAACAACTATCAATTGTAAAATTAGATTTGTTTTACCAAGTAAAAAGTGCCTATTACCAATTATACTTTTTAGACCAGAAACAAGCTATTATAAAGGATAACATCAAGCTTTTTGAATCTTTAGAAGCAATTTCATTGGCAAAGGTTGAAAGTGGACAAGCAACTTTAGCAGATGTTTTAAGAGTTCAAACTAAACTTCAATCATTAAGGCAACAACTCCTTATAATTGAGAATCAAAAATTAGTATTTGAATCTAATATTAATGAATTAACTAAACAACCTACAAGTACAAAAATAGAAATAGTAGATAGTTTAGCCCTTCCCGTTTTAGAATATGACCTAGCATCTTTCAAAAATAAGATTGAAAACAATCATCCACTAATAGCTCAAGTTAATTATCAAATAGAGCAATCTAATAATTCCATTGTTGTTAATGGCAACATGAATAAACCTACTATTGGACTGGGGTTAGATTATAGTATGGTTGGTCGAAGGACAGATGCAAATCCTGTGAATAATGGCAGAGATATTCTTGTTCCAAAAATTATGCTGTCTATTCCTATTTATAGGAAATCGTACCAAGCAAAAATCGAAGAAGAAAAACTAATTCAACAATCACTTGAAGTAAAAAAAGAAACAATTACCGATAAAATGATACGTCTACTAATTAATTATAAAGCTGATTATGACAATGGATTACTAGAAAATAGTTTATACCAAAATCAATCCAGCACTATGCAAATGGCTTATGATGTCCTATTATCAGAGTACAGTTCAACTGGTAAGGGGTTTGAGGAATTATTAATGGTTCAAAATCAACTATTAGATTTTGATTTAGGGATATATCAAGCTGAATTGAAAGCCAATATAGCTCAGGCTAATATAGAGCGAATTACTAAATTTTAA